Genomic segment of Candidatus Protochlamydia amoebophila UWE25:
TATCTATATTTTTTAAATATCCAAATTTTTTTCAAAACGTATGAACACCCTTTTTTGAAAATGGCGGGAAATTAGACTAAAATGATTGCTAGTTTAATCGAATTATTTACTGAGATTACGAATACTCCATTACTGTAATTTAATTAATTTTTTTAGCCAATTTAACCGATAAATCTGCAAAAAAAATTAAAAGGTTAGATTCGTAAAATTTAACTTCGCTGATGAATTAAAGAGGAAGATAAGAACAAATTGACTGATAAACTTCCTCGACTTCAATGCGTTTCATACACCGAAAATCAATGGGGCATTCTCTTCGATAACAGGGTGAACAAGGAACATGCTTATGGATGACCGTTCCTCCTTGATAGGGGCCTGTTGCGATATCACTTGTGGATCCAAATAAAGCAATAAGAGGAGTATTTAAAGCAGCAGCTACATGCATAGGTCCACTGTCATTTGTTAAAAAGACATGGCAAAGCTTGATATAGGCCATTAATTCTCTGATAGAAGTTTTACTAGCCAAATTAATGACGCGGTCTGGCAACCCTTGGCAAATTTCATTGACGAGAGGAGTTCCTGTTTTATCTCCAAAAAATAAAATTTTTGTACGAGGATTGGTTAATAATTTTTCTGTGAGATCTTTAAACCTTTCAGGTAACCAACATTTTGCTGACCCGTAGGCAGCTCCAGGATTGATGCCAATGATTAGATCTTGAGGTTCAACCCTATGAGAAATCAATTGTTGTTGAGTATTCTCTAATTCTTTTTTTGTGAGGTAAAGCGTTGGGGAGTTATTAGAGAGCGAAATACCCAGAGGCTCTAATAACTGTTTATAGGTTACAACAAGATGTTGTTGAGTATAATTAGGTGAAAAAGGGATGGCATGATCAAGCAACCAACTACGCCAATGTGTAGAATATCCGATTTTATTTTTAACGTTTCCCTGCCAAAATTTCCAAGCAGAAGAAAATGAATTTGTGAGTAAAATACCTAAATCATAATTTCCTTTCTTCAAAGAAATTAACAAATTTTCATTGCATTTTTGTGATTGCTTCCAACTTTTAGAACGTTCAAAGGAAATAACATGGTGGATATGTGGATCATGTTCAATGACAGCTCCCAATAATCCTTGGCAGACGACTGTTAATTTTGCATGGGGCCAATAGTTTTTTAAGTCAGCAAGGATAGGTGTTGCCATCACCAGATCTCCTAGCCAATTAGGCATACGAATAATGATGTTTTGCGGATTTAAAGATAAAAAATTTTTTTTTGACAAAGCGATTTTCCTTTTTAATTCAAGCGACGAATTTTAAAGTCTTACTTATATCAAAAAACAGAAATAAATTTCGAAACCTGCTTTAAAATGTGACTATGATGAATCATTTTCAAAAAGGCCATTAGCCAATTAAACGTGAAAAACTCCATTGCAGCTATGCTATTCAAATCAAAATTTTTATTTAGCAATTTGAATTTATAGATTTATTTTTATCATGGGTTAAACATACAAAAACCATTGATCT
This window contains:
- the waaF gene encoding lipopolysaccharide heptosyltransferase II, producing MSKKNFLSLNPQNIIIRMPNWLGDLVMATPILADLKNYWPHAKLTVVCQGLLGAVIEHDPHIHHVISFERSKSWKQSQKCNENLLISLKKGNYDLGILLTNSFSSAWKFWQGNVKNKIGYSTHWRSWLLDHAIPFSPNYTQQHLVVTYKQLLEPLGISLSNNSPTLYLTKKELENTQQQLISHRVEPQDLIIGINPGAAYGSAKCWLPERFKDLTEKLLTNPRTKILFFGDKTGTPLVNEICQGLPDRVINLASKTSIRELMAYIKLCHVFLTNDSGPMHVAAALNTPLIALFGSTSDIATGPYQGGTVIHKHVPCSPCYRRECPIDFRCMKRIEVEEVYQSICSYLPL